From Longimicrobium sp., one genomic window encodes:
- a CDS encoding FtsW/RodA/SpoVE family cell cycle protein — MALRDLFKRRGGTGGGGPEGVTIALKAHNRPVEQRSGRVMPGPLWWGLLLASLFYIAAHFSIVAAVWPIHGTSTGSGGTLIRDGIALGAWIAVLVALRKLGYRGSWAIVVFPILIFCLTRPTQFQLFSDPSYQAAGKVRGAANDAKATRARLSTIERTYDDERKQIVYQGPPPPLPDPFAKAVQQEAQGRGFISRSAAHFTVFVAPFALLVGFLLSREPRVMRWVRDRRLIPFLPTLAVFFVLTIGFTKLGKVGGMTPWELFLPVFIVIWAATLAEDAYNLARPGAVMDPRRLLNLFLYGAMPVIPFLIIRELGLSIVLAGSMAAMLLVGTRRGWWAGLMLAVWAVLVFAAFRVDERSATRLELAYDPYKDASSMSDEEAERWGAKLHQMKLFDANVTTGGLLGEGPGRGHAETAPNAADDGYITAIATHWGWAGAVSIVLVYTLFIVQLLSAAARETGAFERTLLTGVAMLIGIPFWLATLGGIRLIPLTGVATAFAAHGGAKLLASALAVGLAAGVSHRRAREEMFDEALAAPGTAEPRAKGIRIR, encoded by the coding sequence ATGGCGCTTCGCGACCTGTTCAAGCGGCGCGGCGGCACCGGGGGCGGCGGCCCCGAGGGCGTCACCATCGCACTGAAGGCCCACAACCGCCCCGTCGAGCAGCGCAGCGGACGGGTGATGCCGGGGCCGCTCTGGTGGGGGCTGCTGCTGGCCTCGCTCTTCTACATCGCCGCCCACTTCTCCATCGTGGCCGCGGTGTGGCCCATCCACGGCACCTCCACCGGCTCGGGAGGCACGCTCATCCGCGACGGCATCGCCCTGGGCGCGTGGATCGCCGTGCTGGTGGCGCTGCGCAAGCTGGGGTACCGCGGCAGCTGGGCCATCGTGGTGTTCCCCATCCTGATCTTCTGCCTGACGCGGCCCACGCAGTTCCAGCTGTTCAGCGACCCGTCGTACCAGGCCGCCGGCAAGGTGCGCGGCGCCGCCAACGACGCCAAGGCCACCCGGGCGCGGCTGAGCACCATCGAGCGCACGTACGACGACGAGCGCAAGCAGATCGTCTACCAGGGCCCGCCGCCTCCGCTGCCGGACCCGTTCGCCAAGGCCGTGCAGCAGGAGGCGCAGGGGCGCGGCTTCATCTCGCGCAGTGCCGCGCACTTTACGGTGTTCGTGGCGCCGTTCGCGCTGCTGGTGGGCTTTCTCCTGTCCCGCGAGCCGCGGGTGATGCGGTGGGTGCGCGATCGAAGGCTGATCCCGTTCCTCCCCACGCTGGCCGTGTTCTTCGTCCTCACCATCGGCTTCACCAAGCTGGGCAAGGTGGGGGGAATGACGCCGTGGGAACTGTTCCTCCCCGTCTTCATCGTCATCTGGGCGGCCACGCTGGCCGAGGACGCCTACAACCTGGCCCGGCCCGGCGCGGTGATGGACCCGCGGCGCCTGCTGAACCTGTTTTTGTACGGCGCCATGCCGGTGATCCCCTTCCTGATCATCCGCGAGCTGGGCCTTTCCATCGTGCTGGCGGGGTCCATGGCCGCCATGCTGCTGGTGGGCACGCGGCGCGGATGGTGGGCGGGGCTGATGCTGGCCGTGTGGGCGGTGCTGGTGTTCGCCGCCTTCCGGGTGGACGAGCGCTCGGCCACCCGCCTGGAGCTGGCGTACGACCCGTACAAGGACGCGTCGTCGATGAGCGACGAGGAAGCCGAGCGGTGGGGGGCCAAGCTTCACCAGATGAAGCTGTTCGACGCCAACGTCACCACCGGCGGGCTGCTGGGCGAAGGGCCCGGCCGCGGCCATGCGGAGACGGCGCCCAACGCGGCCGACGACGGCTACATCACCGCCATCGCCACGCACTGGGGGTGGGCCGGCGCGGTGTCCATCGTGCTGGTGTACACGCTGTTCATCGTCCAATTGCTGAGCGCCGCGGCACGCGAGACGGGCGCCTTCGAGCGCACGCTCCTCACCGGCGTGGCCATGCTCATCGGCATCCCCTTCTGGCTGGCGACGCTGGGCGGCATCCGGCTGATCCCGCTGACCGGCGTGGCCACGGCCTTCGCCGCGCACGGCGGCGCCAAGCTGCTGGCCTCGGCACTGGCGGTGGGGCTGGCGGCGGGGGTCAGCCATCGCAGGGCACGGGAAGAGATGTTCGACGAGGCACTCGCCGCGCCCGGCACCGCCGAGCCGCGCGCCAAGGGGATCCGCATCCGATGA
- a CDS encoding TetR/AcrR family transcriptional regulator translates to MMERSAADPARGRRAEQKAARRERIHAAARALFVDRGYDATSLDDIAAVAGVARGTFFNYFPSKAAVLAEQYQRLAEEFVALHDASVQGTAREKLASLFRGAEALLRREGDFASVIYHQAFREPEVVAADAGTEARVFERWVQWFEEAKQRGELSPGADSALLATVIMDVWFATLRAWIAADRRFGLADLVAEKLGLLFDGVAST, encoded by the coding sequence ATGATGGAGCGTAGCGCAGCCGATCCGGCGAGAGGCCGCCGCGCGGAACAGAAGGCGGCGAGGCGGGAGCGCATCCACGCCGCGGCGCGAGCGCTGTTCGTCGACCGTGGCTACGACGCCACCAGCCTGGACGACATCGCGGCGGTGGCGGGCGTGGCGCGCGGAACGTTCTTCAACTACTTCCCGTCGAAGGCGGCCGTTCTCGCCGAGCAGTACCAGCGGCTGGCCGAGGAATTCGTCGCGCTGCACGACGCTTCGGTGCAGGGCACGGCACGCGAGAAGCTGGCTTCGCTGTTCCGGGGAGCCGAGGCCCTGTTGCGGCGGGAGGGCGACTTCGCGTCCGTCATCTACCACCAGGCGTTCAGGGAACCCGAGGTGGTGGCGGCCGACGCCGGAACCGAGGCGCGGGTGTTCGAGCGGTGGGTGCAGTGGTTCGAAGAGGCAAAGCAGCGCGGCGAGCTCAGCCCCGGCGCCGACTCGGCCCTGCTGGCGACGGTGATCATGGACGTGTGGTTCGCCACGCTCCGTGCATGGATCGCCGCGGACCGGCGATTCGGCCTTGCGGACCTTGTCGCCGAGAAACTGGGCCTGCTCTTCGACGGCGTGGCAAGTACGTGA
- a CDS encoding FHA domain-containing protein — protein sequence MTDFTPASRPHENIDGEPLLDSFLREAIPEIKLALGDLIDRDNSRAIPDKYVKMLPLTTLVVTLRPDAAQAIADMAADLEEDLTDSVMRHGSLYDRDYKVRLKEAGSRGAPLFRVSTQPAGQPEPPPIVAAPPPPPPPPPPRAPDPEPTMAAPRHEHAAASPPPSVPAWVAPGPPPSVDPDATRVEGIPSAPAPAPKPRSNFPAGRYELRVEDEDGTERERLPIPGATVSVGRHTDDPALRSDIQLTGAPNVSRRQLALVWEERDGKPGFLVYNLGLNDIHVGSREVSGANTGKGEMKLDGLDAHSIWLTPGDALRIGGHGPVVRILEKGADADAEVPEIAEDPDKTQFG from the coding sequence ATGACCGACTTTACCCCCGCGTCGCGCCCGCACGAGAACATCGACGGGGAGCCGCTGCTCGATTCGTTCCTGCGCGAAGCCATCCCCGAGATCAAGCTGGCGCTGGGCGACCTGATCGACCGCGACAACTCGCGGGCGATTCCCGACAAGTACGTGAAGATGCTGCCGCTGACGACGCTGGTCGTCACCCTGCGTCCCGACGCCGCCCAGGCCATCGCCGACATGGCGGCGGACCTGGAAGAGGACCTGACGGACTCGGTGATGCGGCACGGCTCGCTGTACGACCGCGACTACAAGGTGCGCCTCAAGGAAGCCGGCTCGCGCGGGGCGCCGCTCTTCCGCGTATCGACGCAGCCGGCCGGCCAGCCCGAGCCGCCGCCCATCGTCGCCGCGCCGCCGCCGCCGCCTCCCCCTCCGCCGCCCCGCGCGCCGGACCCGGAGCCCACGATGGCGGCGCCCCGGCACGAGCACGCGGCCGCCTCGCCCCCGCCCTCCGTGCCGGCGTGGGTGGCTCCCGGCCCGCCGCCCTCGGTGGACCCCGACGCCACGCGCGTGGAGGGCATCCCCTCCGCACCCGCCCCCGCGCCCAAGCCGCGGTCCAACTTTCCCGCGGGGCGCTACGAGCTGCGGGTGGAGGACGAGGACGGCACCGAGCGCGAGCGCCTGCCCATCCCGGGTGCGACGGTCAGCGTGGGCCGGCACACGGACGACCCGGCGCTGCGCAGCGACATCCAGCTCACCGGCGCGCCCAACGTCAGCCGGCGGCAGCTGGCGCTGGTGTGGGAGGAGCGCGATGGAAAGCCCGGGTTCCTGGTGTACAACCTGGGGCTGAACGACATCCACGTGGGCAGCCGCGAGGTGTCGGGCGCCAACACGGGCAAGGGTGAGATGAAGCTCGACGGGCTGGACGCGCACAGCATCTGGCTGACCCCCGGCGACGCCCTGCGCATTGGCGGCCACGGCCCGGTGGTGCGGATCCTTGAAAAGGGCGCGGATGCGGATGCCGAGGTGCCGGAGATCGCCGAGGACCCGGACAAGACGCAGTTCGGGTGA
- a CDS encoding FHA domain-containing protein, which yields MINAFRKLLRPTLRNQLEDGVREALRRYADRRTAPDLRVYVSTDLVPTGMGPPMWARDEADHLRRFAAQWAQDNGIARAGLRIEIVLLDTKREFAHVKPLGLDEPKADPAGASNAPRPDRALVPEPPRAAAPAYVAPPAAPAYGGAPAYGGGAPAGGRGAVLEVVSSETLREPVRVEGEVTLGRKPEPGVFATGDRYMSGRHARFRSQGGRVTVSDLDSKNRTYVNEQPIPPHEERPLNPGDTVRMGNTVLRLTHAG from the coding sequence ATGATCAACGCTTTCCGCAAGCTGCTTCGCCCCACGCTGCGCAACCAGCTCGAGGACGGAGTTCGCGAAGCGCTCCGGCGCTACGCCGACCGCCGCACCGCGCCCGACCTGCGCGTGTACGTATCCACCGACCTGGTGCCCACGGGCATGGGCCCGCCCATGTGGGCGCGCGACGAGGCCGACCACCTGCGGCGCTTCGCCGCCCAGTGGGCCCAGGACAACGGCATCGCCCGCGCCGGCCTGCGCATCGAGATCGTGCTCCTGGACACCAAGCGCGAGTTCGCTCACGTCAAGCCGCTGGGGCTCGACGAGCCCAAGGCCGACCCGGCCGGGGCCAGCAACGCCCCGCGCCCCGACCGCGCCCTGGTGCCCGAGCCGCCGCGCGCGGCCGCCCCGGCGTACGTGGCCCCACCCGCCGCGCCTGCGTACGGCGGCGCACCCGCGTACGGAGGCGGCGCGCCCGCCGGGGGACGCGGGGCCGTGCTCGAGGTGGTGAGCTCCGAAACCCTGCGCGAGCCGGTGCGCGTGGAGGGCGAGGTGACGCTGGGCCGCAAGCCCGAGCCCGGCGTCTTCGCCACGGGCGACCGCTACATGTCGGGCCGGCACGCCCGCTTCCGCAGCCAGGGCGGGCGGGTGACCGTGAGCGACCTGGATTCCAAGAACCGCACCTACGTCAACGAGCAGCCGATTCCCCCGCACGAGGAGCGCCCGCTGAACCCGGGCGACACCGTGCGGATGGGAAACACCGTGCTGCGCCTGACCCACGCCGGCTGA
- a CDS encoding protein kinase domain-containing protein: MSGLAQFLVGHVLNERYRLDSVLGQGGFGVVFRAADLQRDREVAVKVMDPPRGMGPAETERMRQRFQREAAVAARLPMHPNLVPVLDVGSDARVDFLVMQLLQGESLRERLAREEPLGLRTALHILRETARGVAAGHEIGLVHRDLKPANIFLEGDGPEPSVRVLDFGIAKVLDDEEDEETRTHLTMPGEWFGSEFYCAPEHLRREPVTRTADVFSLGVVAFEVLTRTRLFTREDQNRRRAGLPVPIPSLVARNPQVPRDVEWIVRRALLDDATQRFANAGEMAAELHRAISSLRRAADQPVEAAETVAVPAQDRRAVSVEPDEATVAVAPAAQAGFFAFARRKVDLADDPLSAEMEKVRWRRMRTLAARAAVVAVLASGGVMGGIALAANREYEGAPAAPARVLTAVEENEEGLRRFRAGEYGVSLGHFRRAMEKAPGQAEYMNNHAYALLRAGRPQEAVTELQDVIAQHPEREVAYSNLAEAQLALADTAGAITTLNALLATNPSQGRRREAEIFLRRLGGDSWDTAEWDDVQQAETVDIPSEAGDPWTDAPAENLVPTMDTTTHVTTTTAAESRLGTRGAIRRRTYSGGRWRDTIVFRAEPGETLRVGTP, encoded by the coding sequence ATGTCGGGCTTGGCGCAGTTTCTTGTAGGCCACGTCCTGAACGAGCGATACCGGCTGGATTCGGTGCTCGGGCAGGGCGGGTTCGGCGTGGTGTTCCGCGCCGCGGACCTTCAGCGCGACCGCGAGGTGGCGGTGAAGGTGATGGATCCGCCGCGCGGAATGGGGCCCGCCGAAACGGAGCGGATGCGCCAGCGCTTTCAGCGCGAGGCGGCCGTCGCCGCGCGCCTGCCCATGCACCCCAACTTGGTGCCCGTGCTGGACGTGGGCTCCGACGCGCGGGTGGATTTCCTGGTCATGCAGCTGCTCCAGGGCGAAAGCCTGCGCGAGCGGCTGGCCCGCGAGGAGCCCCTGGGGCTGCGCACCGCACTCCACATCCTGCGCGAAACCGCGCGCGGCGTGGCCGCCGGGCACGAGATCGGCCTGGTGCACCGCGACCTGAAGCCCGCCAACATCTTTTTGGAGGGCGACGGGCCGGAGCCCTCCGTCCGCGTGCTGGACTTCGGCATCGCCAAGGTGCTGGACGACGAGGAAGACGAGGAGACGCGCACGCACCTGACCATGCCCGGCGAGTGGTTCGGCAGCGAGTTCTACTGCGCGCCCGAGCACCTTCGCCGCGAGCCCGTCACCCGCACGGCCGACGTCTTCAGCCTGGGCGTGGTGGCCTTCGAGGTGCTCACGCGCACGCGCCTGTTCACGCGCGAAGACCAGAACCGCCGCCGCGCGGGGCTGCCCGTGCCGATCCCGTCCCTGGTCGCCCGCAACCCGCAGGTGCCGCGCGACGTGGAGTGGATCGTCCGCCGCGCGCTGCTGGACGACGCAACCCAGCGCTTCGCCAACGCGGGGGAGATGGCGGCCGAACTGCACCGGGCCATCTCCAGCCTCCGCCGCGCCGCCGACCAGCCGGTGGAGGCCGCCGAGACTGTGGCCGTCCCGGCGCAGGACCGGCGCGCCGTGTCGGTGGAGCCGGACGAAGCCACCGTCGCCGTCGCACCGGCCGCGCAGGCGGGCTTCTTCGCATTCGCCCGGCGGAAGGTTGACCTGGCGGACGATCCGCTCTCCGCCGAGATGGAAAAGGTGCGCTGGCGGCGGATGAGGACGCTGGCGGCACGCGCCGCGGTGGTGGCGGTCCTGGCGAGCGGCGGGGTGATGGGCGGCATCGCGCTGGCGGCCAACCGCGAGTACGAGGGCGCGCCCGCCGCGCCGGCCCGCGTGCTGACGGCGGTGGAAGAGAACGAAGAGGGGCTGCGCCGGTTCCGGGCGGGCGAGTACGGGGTGTCGCTGGGCCACTTCCGCCGCGCGATGGAAAAGGCGCCGGGCCAGGCCGAGTACATGAACAACCATGCCTACGCGCTGCTGCGGGCGGGGCGTCCGCAGGAGGCGGTGACCGAGCTGCAGGACGTGATCGCGCAGCATCCCGAGCGCGAGGTGGCCTACAGCAACCTGGCCGAGGCGCAGCTCGCCCTGGCCGACACGGCGGGCGCCATCACCACGCTGAACGCGCTGCTCGCGACGAATCCGTCGCAGGGGCGCCGCCGCGAGGCCGAGATCTTCTTGCGACGGCTGGGTGGCGATTCGTGGGACACGGCGGAGTGGGACGACGTGCAGCAGGCGGAAACGGTGGACATCCCGTCCGAGGCCGGTGACCCGTGGACCGATGCCCCCGCGGAGAACCTCGTGCCGACGATGGACACGACGACTCACGTGACGACCACCACCGCGGCCGAAAGCCGTCTCGGGACCCGCGGCGCCATCCGCCGCCGGACGTACTCGGGCGGCCGCTGGCGCGACACCATCGTGTTCCGCGCCGAGCCGGGCGAGACCCTGCGCGTCGGCACGCCGTAG
- a CDS encoding penicillin-binding transpeptidase domain-containing protein: MLETALNWVLRAALLAFGAGALIALLRWMSQAIRERRERWAIRLAIGMLMFAAIYAFGHARMLMQADELEEGRMAWRRFGDPRESERNRGEVRGWIMDCTNEPANALARYGVRDGEVQRVYPLGEGGANLIGAGGDDDRDYTVERVFARHLRKPLSFAEQGQLHPVGTDLQLTICSAPMQRAWSLLQQTGLNGAIIVQDVNTGALVAYAATGKADEPPFGIKRYAPPGSVFKLALAALWWENNLPDMEMGCPPEIQVGRARIRNFESTSYPSLEVPREMLRYSCNTAAVQMANYARQRLGAEAFHDAYKRFGFLTYSEGPPSAAEKAFWNTENEAWAERMTPPPSRVRLLRRFNQHEWGQIAIGQGPVDVTPLAVSRFVQAIGNGGMMLPPTIEADRLNNLPEGTRVMKETTSQKLMQSMLLVVDSGTAASAQPRLAGTGWDMGGKTGSADVAGRARADGWFAGLMFDPERRPRYTVVVYLQSGAPGGRIPAAIGAEMTRFMASQARAQDRGEDQATARKED, from the coding sequence GTGCTGGAAACCGCTCTCAACTGGGTGCTGCGCGCCGCCCTGCTGGCCTTTGGCGCCGGCGCGCTGATCGCGCTGCTCCGCTGGATGAGCCAGGCCATCCGCGAACGGCGCGAGCGCTGGGCCATCCGCCTGGCCATCGGCATGCTGATGTTCGCGGCCATCTATGCCTTCGGGCACGCGCGCATGCTCATGCAGGCCGACGAGCTGGAGGAGGGCCGCATGGCCTGGCGCCGCTTCGGCGACCCGCGGGAAAGCGAGCGCAACCGGGGCGAGGTGCGCGGGTGGATCATGGACTGCACCAACGAGCCCGCCAACGCCCTGGCCCGCTACGGCGTGCGCGACGGCGAGGTGCAGCGTGTGTATCCCTTGGGCGAGGGCGGCGCCAACCTGATCGGCGCGGGGGGCGACGACGACCGCGACTACACCGTGGAGCGGGTGTTCGCCCGCCACCTGCGCAAGCCGCTGAGCTTTGCCGAGCAGGGCCAGCTGCACCCCGTGGGGACGGACCTTCAGCTCACCATCTGCAGTGCCCCCATGCAGCGCGCCTGGTCGCTGCTGCAGCAGACGGGGCTCAACGGCGCCATCATCGTGCAGGACGTCAACACCGGCGCGCTGGTGGCGTACGCCGCCACGGGCAAGGCCGACGAGCCGCCCTTCGGCATCAAGCGGTACGCGCCCCCGGGCTCCGTCTTCAAGCTGGCCCTCGCCGCGCTCTGGTGGGAAAACAACCTGCCGGACATGGAGATGGGCTGCCCGCCGGAAATCCAGGTGGGGCGCGCGCGCATCCGCAACTTCGAAAGCACGTCGTACCCGTCGCTCGAAGTGCCGCGCGAGATGCTGCGCTACTCGTGCAACACGGCCGCCGTGCAGATGGCCAACTACGCGCGCCAGCGGCTGGGCGCCGAGGCCTTTCACGATGCCTACAAGCGGTTCGGCTTCCTCACCTACTCCGAGGGCCCGCCCTCCGCGGCGGAGAAAGCCTTCTGGAACACGGAGAACGAGGCCTGGGCCGAGCGCATGACGCCGCCGCCCTCGCGCGTTCGCCTCCTGCGCCGCTTCAACCAGCACGAGTGGGGGCAGATCGCCATCGGGCAGGGGCCGGTGGACGTGACGCCGCTGGCCGTCTCCCGCTTCGTGCAGGCCATCGGCAACGGGGGGATGATGCTGCCGCCGACCATCGAGGCCGACCGGCTGAACAACCTGCCCGAAGGCACGCGGGTGATGAAGGAGACCACCTCGCAGAAGCTGATGCAGTCCATGCTTCTCGTCGTGGACTCCGGCACCGCCGCCTCTGCGCAGCCGCGGCTGGCGGGAACGGGATGGGACATGGGCGGCAAGACGGGCTCGGCCGACGTGGCCGGGCGGGCGCGCGCCGACGGCTGGTTCGCCGGGCTGATGTTCGATCCCGAGCGGCGCCCCCGCTACACCGTCGTCGTCTACCTGCAGAGCGGCGCGCCGGGCGGGCGCATTCCCGCCGCCATCGGGGCCGAGATGACGCGCTTCATGGCCAGCCAGGCGCGCGCCCAGGACCGGGGCGAAGACCAGGCCACCGCGCGGAAGGAGGACTGA
- a CDS encoding PP2C family protein-serine/threonine phosphatase, whose protein sequence is MSDDTQPTPAAPRPPAPALPETRALGMVPMHGMLFDIAGASAQGPRAENQDAFSVDTFTQRMFVAVADGMGGERAGRVAADTALTALMQGGDIRSLDAARYALRHADETVARLAQQSPGDRGGMGCALALLALATDRAGNPGWVGAHVGDVRIISRGPDGTVRLETRDHTPAYARWEAGEIALDEVPDSPGSNRLQRAVGRGGEADAVWIPVRPNWTYLLISDGVTKAMRLDELGEAMALPSSEQICSAITRKVEERGPDDNYTAVAVRVLGDGGGATIPSPPPRGGAQIAAAVSESPHREHANLVHERNDDVNGRRGSILPTLLSLLALAVGGFALWTAMQAGRGTDPAVAAQIDSLRAEVRGLSSRVATPRDSLSLIGGTDTAAPAAAAAPVPSAPAGQAPANQTVRP, encoded by the coding sequence ATGAGCGACGACACGCAGCCCACGCCCGCCGCGCCCCGCCCGCCCGCGCCGGCGCTCCCCGAAACCCGCGCGCTGGGGATGGTGCCCATGCACGGGATGCTCTTCGACATCGCGGGGGCCAGCGCGCAGGGGCCGCGGGCGGAGAACCAGGACGCGTTCAGCGTCGACACCTTCACCCAGCGGATGTTCGTCGCGGTGGCGGACGGCATGGGCGGCGAGCGCGCCGGCCGCGTGGCCGCCGACACCGCCCTGACGGCGCTGATGCAGGGCGGCGACATCCGCAGCCTGGACGCGGCCCGCTACGCCCTGCGCCACGCGGACGAGACGGTGGCGCGCCTGGCCCAGCAGTCGCCGGGGGACCGCGGGGGAATGGGGTGCGCGCTGGCGCTGCTGGCCCTGGCCACGGACCGCGCGGGGAACCCCGGCTGGGTGGGCGCCCACGTGGGTGACGTGCGGATCATCAGCCGGGGCCCGGACGGCACCGTGCGGCTGGAGACACGCGACCACACCCCGGCGTACGCGCGGTGGGAAGCGGGGGAGATCGCGCTGGACGAGGTGCCCGACAGCCCCGGCAGCAACCGCCTGCAGCGCGCCGTGGGACGCGGGGGCGAGGCCGACGCGGTGTGGATCCCGGTGCGCCCAAACTGGACGTACCTGCTGATCAGCGACGGGGTGACCAAGGCCATGCGGCTCGACGAGCTGGGCGAGGCCATGGCCCTGCCGTCGTCGGAGCAGATCTGCTCGGCCATCACCCGCAAGGTCGAGGAGCGCGGGCCCGACGACAACTACACGGCGGTCGCGGTGCGCGTGCTGGGCGACGGGGGCGGCGCCACCATACCCTCGCCCCCGCCGCGCGGAGGCGCGCAGATCGCCGCCGCGGTGTCGGAGTCGCCGCACCGCGAGCACGCCAACCTGGTGCACGAGAGGAACGACGACGTGAACGGCAGACGAGGGTCCATCCTTCCGACGCTGCTGTCGCTGCTTGCGCTGGCGGTGGGCGGGTTCGCGCTGTGGACGGCCATGCAGGCCGGCCGCGGCACCGATCCCGCCGTCGCGGCGCAGATCGACAGCCTGCGCGCCGAGGTGCGCGGGCTCAGCAGCCGCGTGGCCACGCCGCGCGACAGCCTGTCGCTGATCGGCGGCACCGATACGGCGGCGCCGGCCGCCGCAGCCGCCCCGGTGCCATCCGCCCCCGCCGGGCAAGCGCCGGCCAACCAGACCGTACGCCCATGA